The following proteins are encoded in a genomic region of Bacillus sp. Marseille-Q1617:
- the msrB gene encoding peptide-methionine (R)-S-oxide reductase MsrB: MKDKEGLKKKLSPIQYEVTQNNGTEPPFRNEYWNEFNDGIYVDIISGEALFSSKDKYDAGCGWPSFTKPIDEVEIEEKEDRSHFMVRTEVRSKQGDSHLGHVFDDGPGPTNLRYCINSAALRFIPFEKLEEEGYGKYKKLF; encoded by the coding sequence ATGAAGGATAAAGAAGGATTAAAGAAAAAACTATCACCTATCCAATACGAAGTGACTCAGAATAATGGGACAGAACCTCCATTTAGAAACGAATATTGGAATGAATTTAATGACGGCATATATGTTGATATCATTTCAGGCGAAGCTTTATTCAGCTCGAAGGACAAGTATGATGCAGGGTGCGGCTGGCCCAGCTTCACCAAGCCAATTGATGAAGTGGAAATTGAAGAAAAAGAGGACCGCAGTCATTTCATGGTCCGAACAGAAGTGAGGAGCAAGCAGGGTGATTCACACTTAGGGCATGTCTTCGATGATGGACCTGGCCCAACCAACCTCCGCTATTGTATCAACTCTGCTGCCCTTCGGTTCATCCCTTTTGAAAAGCTTGAAGAAGAAGGATACGGTAAATACAAAAAATTATTTTAA
- a CDS encoding PTS glucose transporter subunit IIA, with protein sequence MLKKLFGKKEEAPKTVFAAAPLTGTVKTLEEVPDPVFSQKMMGDGIAIDPTEGRVVSPVDGEIMQLFPTKHAVGIKAKNGAEILIHIGLETVSMNGEGFEAHVSEGSKVSKGDALITFDLDLVKEKAKSTMTPIILTNGDNMGELVKKDAVSVTAGQEDVLEISAQ encoded by the coding sequence ATGTTGAAAAAGCTATTTGGTAAAAAAGAAGAAGCTCCCAAAACGGTATTTGCAGCAGCACCATTGACAGGAACAGTCAAAACGTTGGAGGAAGTCCCCGACCCGGTATTTTCTCAAAAAATGATGGGCGACGGCATTGCAATCGATCCGACTGAAGGAAGAGTGGTTTCTCCTGTAGATGGGGAAATCATGCAGCTTTTCCCTACAAAGCATGCTGTGGGGATTAAAGCAAAGAACGGGGCAGAAATTTTAATTCATATCGGACTTGAAACAGTTTCCATGAATGGGGAAGGCTTCGAAGCACACGTTTCGGAAGGTTCAAAAGTAAGTAAAGGGGATGCCCTCATTACGTTTGATCTCGATTTGGTAAAAGAAAAAGCAAAAAGTACAATGACTCCCATCATTCTGACTAATGGAGACAATATGGGTGAGTTGGTAAAGAAAGATGCTGTATCGGTAACGGCAGGCCAAGAGGATGTATTAGAAATTTCAGCACAATAG
- a CDS encoding DUF502 domain-containing protein, with translation MKWLIKSLLNGILTIVPIALVMYVIYKLFVFLDGLLGNVLKPFFNENYIPGVGLLATIILLTLLGWLSTKFIAGAIISLVDRLLNKIPFVKTIYSVIKDTIHSFIGEKKSFSKVALVTMPGTNMKCLGFITTEHLGDLHNDLVGHVAVYVPQTFQVAGVTFLIPKEEIEILDIKSEEAMKFILSGGMASKKE, from the coding sequence ATGAAGTGGCTTATTAAATCATTATTAAATGGCATATTGACAATCGTCCCGATTGCGTTGGTCATGTATGTTATTTATAAATTGTTTGTCTTTCTGGATGGACTGCTTGGAAATGTATTGAAGCCTTTTTTTAATGAAAATTACATTCCTGGTGTAGGCCTGCTTGCTACCATCATCCTTCTGACCCTGCTGGGCTGGTTATCAACTAAGTTCATTGCAGGCGCCATCATCAGCCTGGTTGATAGGCTGCTTAATAAGATCCCATTTGTTAAGACCATTTATTCAGTCATCAAAGATACCATACATTCTTTCATCGGAGAAAAGAAGTCTTTTTCAAAGGTCGCTCTGGTTACAATGCCTGGCACCAATATGAAGTGCCTTGGGTTCATTACAACCGAGCACCTTGGCGACCTCCATAATGATCTTGTCGGGCATGTTGCCGTATATGTCCCTCAAACCTTCCAGGTAGCTGGAGTAACTTTCCTTATCCCTAAAGAAGAGATCGAGATCCTGGATATAAAATCAGAGGAAGCGATGAAATTCATCTTATCGGGAGGAATGGCATCAAAAAAAGAATAG
- a CDS encoding YjcZ family sporulation protein has product MYKGAVEPTHTQCYPGYGYPVAGAYNSFALIVVLFILLIIIGAVCYCK; this is encoded by the coding sequence ATGTATAAAGGTGCTGTAGAACCAACCCATACTCAATGTTATCCAGGGTATGGTTATCCTGTTGCTGGAGCCTATAATAGCTTTGCATTGATTGTTGTATTGTTTATCTTGTTAATCATCATCGGAGCTGTATGTTACTGTAAATAA
- a CDS encoding methyl-accepting chemotaxis protein yields MIKKKLKSPINLPKGKNKKSSREKKKNDRGMLTYFRTIRGKVVLSFGLLTIVLLILASTSYYNMMKLESEINTLIEYDMQVDTKVKDLSKVLNDIEIGEQGFVITGATGFLAPYGNGKNQVENHFKDLESLLKDDREQLDKLEKIEKQYEYWIQFVDRVIETRKNDGLEKAAALVESGTGKKYLDGIRSYVDMIVVDQQKDLNKRIDSLNQQVTLSKIATISLSAFAVLLAVFFGFVLSKNIKTNVKKISRSILEIANAGGDLTKRINVKSKDELAGLASDTNQLIEGISVLVRQVSEMAENVSASSQQLLASAEETSRTITSIAETSSEIAAGTDQTTMKMSTSFERMNSLEEAARFLFDQAELVKQTANDMRDVAEKGGKSVHASSAKMMNIEETMANTTQTVEALGKRSSQITTIIGTITDIAEQTNLLALNAAIEAARAGEHGRGFAVVADEVRKLAEQSQHAAKGVTEIVHSIQEEVDEIIKQNSEGVKEVISGVEITNETNASLEDILSQTNKTTIVVNEMVDHIQSTLTLSQEVADAFAQVNEIAAATAANTESTAAASEQGSAAMQEVTASASELSQQAEKLKELISSFKI; encoded by the coding sequence GTGATAAAGAAAAAATTAAAATCACCAATCAATTTGCCAAAAGGAAAGAATAAGAAATCCAGCAGGGAAAAGAAAAAGAATGATCGTGGAATGCTTACATATTTTCGTACCATCCGTGGAAAAGTAGTTCTTTCATTCGGATTGCTGACCATTGTCCTATTAATTCTCGCCTCTACTTCTTACTACAATATGATGAAGCTAGAAAGTGAAATTAATACATTGATAGAATACGATATGCAGGTGGATACAAAGGTAAAGGACTTATCTAAAGTATTGAATGACATTGAAATCGGTGAACAGGGATTTGTCATCACCGGTGCAACAGGATTTTTAGCCCCGTACGGTAATGGAAAGAATCAGGTTGAAAACCACTTTAAAGACTTAGAAAGTCTGTTGAAAGATGACCGGGAGCAGCTTGATAAACTGGAGAAAATTGAAAAGCAGTATGAATACTGGATCCAGTTTGTAGACAGGGTAATAGAGACGAGGAAGAATGACGGGCTCGAAAAAGCAGCTGCGTTAGTTGAATCCGGGACCGGAAAGAAATATCTCGATGGAATCCGTTCCTATGTCGATATGATTGTAGTCGATCAGCAAAAAGATCTTAACAAGAGGATAGATTCATTGAATCAACAAGTCACACTGTCTAAGATTGCGACCATCAGTTTATCAGCATTCGCTGTATTATTGGCTGTATTCTTTGGGTTTGTGCTCTCAAAGAATATTAAAACCAATGTAAAGAAAATCAGCCGCTCAATCTTGGAAATCGCCAATGCCGGCGGAGACCTGACGAAACGGATCAATGTAAAATCGAAGGATGAACTCGCTGGACTCGCTTCAGATACCAACCAGCTCATCGAAGGAATTTCTGTATTGGTCAGACAGGTTTCAGAAATGGCGGAAAATGTTTCTGCGAGCTCTCAGCAGCTTCTGGCTTCTGCCGAAGAAACTTCAAGGACCATCACTTCCATAGCAGAGACATCAAGTGAAATTGCAGCTGGGACTGACCAGACAACAATGAAAATGTCAACTTCGTTCGAAAGAATGAACAGCTTGGAAGAAGCTGCCCGTTTTCTGTTCGATCAGGCTGAATTAGTGAAGCAGACGGCAAATGATATGAGGGATGTAGCCGAAAAAGGCGGCAAGTCGGTTCACGCCTCTTCTGCTAAGATGATGAATATAGAAGAGACTATGGCAAACACAACACAAACAGTTGAAGCTCTTGGAAAACGCTCATCACAAATCACCACGATTATCGGCACGATCACTGATATTGCAGAACAAACAAATCTCCTTGCACTGAATGCGGCTATCGAGGCCGCACGTGCCGGGGAACACGGCCGCGGCTTTGCAGTTGTTGCGGATGAAGTCAGAAAACTGGCCGAACAATCACAGCATGCTGCCAAAGGTGTAACTGAAATCGTCCACAGTATTCAGGAAGAAGTCGATGAAATTATTAAACAAAACTCCGAGGGAGTGAAGGAAGTCATTTCAGGGGTCGAAATCACCAATGAAACAAACGCTTCCCTTGAAGATATTTTAAGTCAGACAAATAAAACGACGATCGTTGTCAATGAGATGGTGGACCATATTCAATCCACACTCACGCTTAGTCAGGAAGTAGCCGATGCATTCGCGCAAGTAAATGAAATCGCTGCTGCTACTGCTGCCAATACAGAATCCACTGCAGCAGCATCTGAACAAGGTTCCGCTGCCATGCAGGAAGTCACGGCAAGTGCTTCAGAATTATCACAGCAGGCGGAGAAATTAAAGGAACTTATTTCAAGCTTCAAGATCTAA